DNA from Fibrobacter sp. UWB15:
ACCCAGCATTCCCTGGATGTCGTTCAAGTAGCGGGTTTCGGCTTCCTGCTTGCTTGCGCTGTTCACCTTTTCTTCAAGGGCTTCTTCTTCGCCTTCTTTCAGGGCGGCTTTCGAAAGTTCGTCAAACTGGAACTTCAAAAAGTCTTTTTGGGCGGCCAAGTTTTTTGCGCGTTCTTCGGTAGCCTTGATTTCGTCTTGAATCTTGTTCCAGGCGGTCCATTCGCTAGAATATTCAGCCAGTAAATCTCCATTTCCGGCAAAGTCGTCGAGCATCTGCGTATGCGTGCGGATGTCGCGCAGTAAGAGCTGTTCGCTTTGGCCGTGCATCTGGATCAGTTCTTCACCCAGACGTTGCAAATCGGGGAGTGCCACGACGGCTCCGTTCACGCGGGCGCGGCTCTTGCCGTTCTCCTGGATTTCACGGCGGATAATCAGTTCGTCGTCGCTGTCGAGCTCCAGTTCTTCAAGAACCTTCTTCACTTGCGGTTCGTTAGTGATATCGAACGTGGCTTCGACGACGGCCTTTTCTTCGCCGGTACGAACCATGGTTGCTTGCGCCTTGTCGCCGCATACAATGCGGAGGGACTTCAAGAGTACAGATTTCCCTGCGCCGGTTTCGCCGGTAATTGCAGTAAAACCATCGCGGAACGGAACTTCCGCATTCGCAATCAAAGTAAATCCACTAATCGACAGGTGCTTTAACATACGGCAAATAAATTAGCAATTTAGCTTGACACTAAGTGTCATTTTTCGAATTCCACTACGCTACGGTAGATGGGGCGACCTTCCTTGCGGTACTTCTTTTCGAAGCCGGTCATAATCCCTTCGGTAGGTTCTGCGGTATTTCGTTCCAGAATTTTGCAACCCTTGAAGTTGTCGAAAACTTCAAGCGCGACTTCGTTGTATTCCTGGTGGTCGGTTCCCCAGTAGAAAATGCGCTTGCCAGGCTTTAACACGCGGGCGACTTCAACCAGAAAGTCTGGGCGCAAAAGGCGGTTCTTGTGGTGGCGTTCTTTTGGCCACGGGTCCGGGAAATACATGTGGAATGCATCTACCGTATTGTCCTTCACGCAGTCTCGCAAAAAGAAAAATACATCGCCGCGGAGCATGGTGGCGTTGGCCAGAGCGCCGGCCTTGTCCATCTTGCGCTGGGCGAACTTGGCCCAGGTGTAATCCCATTCGCTACCCATAATGACGGTATCGGGGTGCTTGGGCGCATATTCCGAAAGGAATCCGCCCTTGCCGCTTCCGATTTCGACTTCTACACGGTCACCCATGTTCGGGAACATGTCTTTCCAGTTAAAATCCAGCTTGTGGGGGAGTCCGTCAGGCGTTGCAATCGGCTTGCGGTCGCCGTGCGTGCGGAACACGTAATGCCACAGTCCCTTCGATTCCGGATCTTCTTTCAAGTCGCGGTAAAATTCAGGAATTACGACTTCTTTTTCAACTTCTTCAATGTTTTCGATATCGCTCATATTCTTTATTAAAACCTCACGCTCCTAACCACTCCCAACTTCCAACTTCCTACTGTCTACTTCCAACTGTCTACTGTCTACTTCCTACTGTCTACTAAATAAACGCAACCACCCTATCTAAAAATTTCTCCGGGATTTCCTTTGCAATCATTTCGCGAATGTATTTTTCGGAATACTTCATCGAAAAATGCGCGAGGATAATCTTTTCGCATTTCACCTGGTCGCCCATGCGGTTCAACGCATCTGCAATTTGGCTAATGTGCGTGTGTCCCTTTTTGTGGCTCATTTCGTAGTCTTCGGGGGCAAGGAACGTACATTCCGTAATCAGCACCTTCGACTGGAATACGCGCTGGTTTTCCAGCAGGCTTTCGCCCATGCAGTCACCCATAAAGCTCACCAGCGGATCATACACTTCTCGCGTAATTTCGGTGCCGCTTTCGCGCAGCTTGATAATTTCGTCGGGAGTCTTTCCCAAGAATTCATCCTTGAGTTTTTTCTTGTAATGGTACAGGGTTCCGCCCATGGCATAAATGGAATGCCTGACTTCGAACGCTTCAAATGCCAAGTCCTTGCGGTGTTCCAAAAACAGCAGGTCGCCACTATTGACGGGTACAATTTCGGGGTAACGGAACTTGGTGTCAGGCACGCCTTCGAACATGGCCTCGGCATGAATCCAGTTACGGGCTCCTTCGCAAATGCGTTCGGGCATGTAATAGGTGCTTTCGCGTTCAACACCCATCATCTTGCGCAAACTGTAATGACGCATCAGGCAACGGGCGTGATCCCCGTGGGCATGAGTCAAGAAAACGTGATTCAACGAGGTCGCCGAAAGCGGGCATTCGCCCATATCAATACAAAAATCCAGTTCCGGGAGCTGGATATAGGTCGCAAGCCCCGAAATCGAAAACCCGACAACGGACGTACACGAGGTATTCACGTGCACTTGCTTTAGGGCGTTATGAATGTATTTACTTTCTGCCATGAATTTTCTACGCCAAATGTAGCATTTTAGAACTTAGATCGCAGAATGCAGAATCTGGAATAAACAAAAAAGAACTTAGATTAATCAATCTAAGTTCTGCAAACTCGGTTCTGCAAACTGCCGACTATTTCGTCTTCGCGTTTTCAGCGACAAGTTTATCGAAGTCTTCGCAACTTAACGTTTCGATATGGTTACCCATGGCGACACTACGAGTACGGGCATTACCCTTCTTTTCGGGAACGCGGAAGCAGAAATTGTAGACATTGCCCTTGTCGGTCGGGATTCCCATCTTGAAAATACGGATACGCTGGGCTCCCTTGTTGTAAATTTCGTGATAATCGTAGGAATTCTTGATTTTTTCGAGGCGCTTCTGCTGTGAAAATTCCATTTCTTCGGTAATGGGGCCTTCCAAAAGGAGCGGCAAGGAGTTCTGGAAACGGAGTTCGAGTTTTCCGCCAGATCTTACAATTGATGTTTCTTGCGGTTTAATCAGGTAACGCTGTTGCGGAATGTTCTTATATGCCAAAGAGTGGACTGTGCGAACGCCGCACATTTCTCGCATATCGGGTTGCTCAACAAAGTCAATATCGCGGCAGATAGGGGGAAGGTTCGTCGGAACTTCCAGATTATCGCCAGAGTTTGAACCGGCACAGGCGGAAAGGAGTGTAGCTATAGCGAAACCAGAGAATAGCAAGATTGTAGATTTCATGCCTTAAATATAATTTTATTATTTCGTTTTGCATTTATTTTCTTTAGAAAGTGTGATTTTTTTATTTCACGATTGTAAACTTTTGTTTTCTTTAATCCGTTTTTAGGCTAGAAAGTGATTGTCGTGGTTTTAAAAAATATCTTTCGCTCTTGTGCGGAGAAAAAAATGTATTTTTGCCGCGGATTAAGAATTGGGTATAACATGAATATTTACAGCTGGAACGTGAACGGGTTGCGCTCTGCCCTTAAGAAGGGCTTTGCGGACTGGTTCTCTGCGACAAAGCCCGACATCCTGTGCTTGCAGGAAGTCCGTGCCGAAGTTGACCAGATTCCCGAAGAAATCGCAAATCCTGAGGGCTACTTTGCCTACTGGAATCCCTGCCGCCGCAAGAAAGGTTATAGCGGAGTAGGCGTTTATACTCAGATCGAACCCGATCGTGTCAACTACGGTTTTGATATTGAGGAATTCGACGAGGAAGGCCGCGTTCTCCAGCTTGTGTTCCCGGATTGGGTCCTGAATAGCATTTATTTCCCGAATGGTGGTCAAGGCGATGATCGTCTAGACTACAAGCTGCGTTTTTACGACGCCTTCCTTGAAAACAGCATGCGTTGGGTTGCCGACGGCAAGCACGTGGTGACCCTTGGCGACTACAATACTTGCCACAAGGAAATCGATATTGCTCGTCCTAAAGAAAACGAAGACGTGAGCGGCTTCTTGCCGATTGAACGCGCGTGGATGGACAAATACGTCGAAAACGGCTTTGTGGATTCTTTCCGCAAGTTGCACCCCGATGAACGTGACCGTTATTCCTGGTGGTCAAACCGTTTCGGTGCCCGTAGCCGCAATGTGGGCTGGCGCATCGACTACGCTTTTGTAGACGAAGGTCTTGTTCCCAATATCGTGAGTGCCGAAATCCACTCCAGTGTCATGGGTTCGGATCATTGCCCCATCAGTATCGAGCTGGAGCCGCCGTTTGCTCCACTTCCCATTAGTCACGAAGTTTAGCGTGTCTTGATGGTAGTCCAAGCATCGTCAAAGAGCTTGGCAGCAACACCCGGGTCGCGCAAGAAAACCATGCGGTCAATTTCTTCCCTAGTGGGATTGATGACTCTGTTTTTCTTGAATTTGTCGTCAATGAGTTTCAGTGACGCATTGTTTGGAGTTGCAAAATTGATGGATGTTGCAAGTCTTGCTCCGTTTTGTGCGTCAAGAATGTAGTTCATGAAGGCGTGAGCCCCATCGGAGTTTGGGCGTGGCTACTCAAAGTCATTGCATCCACCCACATAAAGCTTCCTTCCGTGGGGATAGCGTAGCGAAGCGTCGGGTCTTCCGAAATGGCGTCCATGGCTTCGCCGTTAAATACGATAGCAGCCCAAAGTTCGTTTGCCAGAATCTTGTCTTTTGCGCTTACGGAACCTTCAAATCCTGCAAAATGAGAATCCTGCTTGCATCCGTGGATCCAGTCAACTGCTTTGTTGATGTCTTCAATCTTGATGCTGTTGGCACTTAATCCCTTAGCTTGCAATGCCATAGAAAGCATGGACCGGGATTCGTCTAGCAAGCTGAATTTCCCTTTGATTTGATTGGCGTCAACAAACATCTTGTAGCTGACGCTGTTCTCGTCAAGGGTTGTGTCGCGGTAAAGAATGCCGGTGGTTCCCCACAGGTAGGGAAGGGTGAAGTTGTTGCCCGGGTCATAAACGGAATTCTTGAACTGGTCGGCGACGTTTACTTTGTTCGGAACCTTGCCCAAGTCCAGGGGCGCAATCAGTCCCAAGTGAATCAGTTGCGGAATCACGACATCCGAGGCGATAATCACGTCGTACTGTTTTTCCATTGCCGTTTGCAGTTTGCCAATCATTTCTTCTTGGGCTTCGTATTCTTCCAACTGCAACTTGTAGCCGGTTTTCATTTGAAAATCGGTAATCATTTCAGGAGCAATGTATTCGCTGTATGTGAGGACGGTGACTGTCACTGGTTGTTGCTGCGATTTTTTTTCGCAACCACAAAAAATCCCTGTCGCAAGGAGAACCGATGCAACTGTGAAATAAGAAACCAATTTATTCATACCCTCTCCTTCTTTGACAGTCCTCCTAATCCCCATCGAGGTAACTAACTGTGCAGGTATTCCACAATCGCGTCATGAATCGTGGTGAATACTTCGCGCAGTTCCTCTTCGTCTTCTTCCAGAAGCGTCACACGGAACCCCTTCAAATCCGTGCAGAAACTGGTGCTAGGCACAACACAAATCCCCTTTGCGCCCAGCAGGTAGTAAACGAATCGGTAGTCAAGGTTGTTGGTCTTGCTGCACCATTCTTCCACTTTCTTCTTGATAATCGGATTGTCAATCTTCAAGGTCTGGTGGCTGTTTAGCGTTCCTTCGCGGAAGATGATGGTGTTGTAGAATGCACCGTAGGTCGGGTTGAAATACAGTTCCGGAATGTCGGAAAGGATTTCATTGATGATGGCGCTACGGCGGCCAATCTTTTCGTTCAAGGCGTCGCGGTGTTCCTTGAAGCGCTTGTCGCCAAGGACGCGCGGAATGGTCATCTGTGGAAGCGTTGTCGAGCAGACTTCTACCATCTTCGCGTTGTCCAAAGCACGGCAGAAGGCGTCGAACTGCTCGTCCTTGTCGCGGTTGTAATATTCAGCCCAGCCGCAACGAGCGCCCGGCCACGGGTATTCCTTGGAAATACCCTTGAGTGCGATACCCGGAACGTCACCGATGTATTCGGCGAGTGCATAAGCGTGGGCGCCATTGTAGGTAATCTTGTTGTAGATTTCGTCGCAAATGATAAACAGGTTGTAACGCTTGGCGATATCCACGATTTTCTGGAGGATCTCGAGCGGGTAGACCATACCCGTCGGATTGTCCGGGTTCAAAATGAGGATACCCGCGATACTCGGGTTGTACTTTACCTTGTTTTCGAGTTCTTCCAAATCCGGATACCAGTGGTTTTCGGGCTGGAGCCTATAGGTAATCGGGGAGGTGTGTGCATGAGCCGCTTCGGCGGAACTGTGGGTGGAGTAAGCCGGTGCAGGTCCGATGATGCGTGTGTTCATCGAGAGCAGGCCGTAGATGGTGGCGATGGCGTCACCGAGGCCGTTGAAGAACAAGATGTCATCGACGTTAATCTGTGCACCGCCGAGCTTGTTGTTTTCTTTTACCAGGAATTCGCGGGTTTCGAGCATGCCTTTGGAGGGGCAGTAGCCGTAACTGCGGTTCGTCTTGACGAGGTCGACCACGATATCCTTAATCCAGTCGGGTATCTGGCATTTCTTTTCGATGGGGTCGCCAATGTTTTCCCAGTGGATGGGGAGGCCGAGTGCCTTGAGCTGGTTCGCCTTCTTTACGATTTCACGGATTTCGTAAGAGAGTTCCTTGGCACCTTCGCTCAATAGTCTTCTGCGCATTTTATGCTCCTGTATAGGGATCGAAAATTCTCATTATTTTGCAAAGTAATAATAGAATATATTTTTGTAAGAATATTCGGATTCCCAGATGGTTGATGTAAAAAAAAGGTGAAATTGTGGGCTCGTGAGAACGAGCCATTAAAAAAAGCAGCCTTTTACGGGGCTGCCCTTGAAACGTTCTGTCTGGATTGAAGCGCTAAGCTTTACAGATTTTGGTTTCTCTGGACAGCCCCACAATAGCTCGGGCTGCTGCCGGGCTTGCTGCGATCGCGAATGCTGCGATGTTTTGTCCAAAGATTTTATTCATGCAATCAAATATAGTTTGTAAGTTGGGAAATTGTCAAGTCTATAGGAATTTTTTATTTTACTGAAAAAAACACATCCCACCTCTCATCACACACTCCACACTTCACATCCCTTCTCCAAAGTGAACAACCTCATGCATCAAACCATATTCGACCCCATTCGCCAAAAAGAAGTTCCCGCAACTCCGGAAGAACTGGTGCGTCAGGCGACTATCAAATTCCTGATAGACGAGGTCAAGGTGCCCGAGAACTTGATTGCGGTGGAGTTTGCGCTTTCGACGGTAGAGCCCAAGACTGATGACCGCGTGGATTTGTTGGTGCAAGATTTCAAGGCCTCCGGCGATTTAAAACACCCGTGGCTTTTAGTGGAATGCAAGGCTCCCGGCGAATATACTTGGGAGGCTTTGCAAGTGCAACTGAATAAGTACTTGCAAATTCTGACGCCCAAGTATGTAATGCTTTCTTTGGGTGATGCCGTGCGTTACTTTGCACTGGATGCCGCCACCAAACGCTTCCAGAAAATCAATAAACTTCCGGAATTTACTTCACTACAGAAATAACGCTGCCGTCCTTAAACTTTGTGGTCAGCGTATCGCCTGGCTTAAGTTGGCTTTTGTTGCGCACGAATTTTCCGTTGGCATCGAGTGTGAGTGTGTAGCCTTTTGAAAGCGTGGTTTCTGGATCAGCATTCTTCACGCGGAGTTCGATAAGGCTGAACTTTGATTTTTCGAGGTCCAGAATTTTTCGGGAACCCTGGTGTAAACCTTCGGTGTCGCGGGCGATGCGTTCCTGTTCGCCTCTAAAGACGAATTGCAAGTCCTTTTGCATGTTGCTTCTGTAGAGCGAAAGTTTCAGGGCTTCTTTTTGTATCAGGGCGTTTACTTTTTGCTGCAAGCAGTTTCCTGTATTCGAAAGGTCTTGCTTGTAATGGTGGATGACTTCTTTTGTCTGTAACGCGATTCCTTGGGCTGTTGCAAGCATCTTGTTCCAACTGTCCGCAACTCGGTCTGTCAAGCGCTTCGCGGTATCGGTTGGCGTGATGCAGGACTGGTAAGCGACTTCGTCCAAAAGGCTGCGGTCAATTTCATGCCCGATTCCGGTAAAGACCGGTAGCGGATAATTGGCTACGGCGCGGCACAAGGCTTCGCTGTCAAAAAAGTTGAGGTCCGTCTTGCTTCCGCCACCGCGAATAATGCACACTACATCTAGCTCTGAATCCTTGGCGAGTTCTTCAAGGGCGGCAAGAACTGTCGGCTCCGTGTCGGCGCCTTGCATTTTGGCGTAAGCGGTTTTCACCTTGAAGTTAAAAGGCGATTCAGCGAGCTTGGTGGTGAAATCCTTGTAGGCCGCGGTTCCTTCGCCGGTAATGAGGCCCACGCGAATGGGAACGTCGGCGAGCGTAAGCGCCTTGTTTTTTTCGAGCAGGCCTTCTAACGCAAGTCGCTTTAGAATGGCGCTTTTGGTGAGAGCAAGTTCTCCGAGCGTGTAAACGGGGTCGATATCCAGAATCTGTGCCTGCAATTTTCCGTAGGGCACGTACAGGTCGGCCTTGATTAAAAAGCTCACCTTGAGTTGTTCTTTCAAGGTAAATGGCTGCGGGTAATTTTCGACTTTGGCTCGAATGGCTGCGAATTTTGCCGCGAAACAATACAGCGGTACGGTTGCCAAGGGGCTTACGTTCCCTTCTTCAAAGTCCGCGATACTCAGGTAAACGACTCTGGATTTTTCGTTAATCTGCGTAATCACGCCACGCACCCATACAGCAGGTGTCGATTCAACCTTCTGCTTCAGGGCTTTCATGTATTGCGTAACGGTGTAGGACTTGTTTTCGCTTTCCATGCCGGTAATTATACTATTTTTGAAGCATGTCTAAAGTTGTTTCTGCCATGGAAGTCCGCCAGAATTTTGGCTCGATGTTGAACCAAGTCTCTATCAAAGACGAAGAAATCGTCATCGAAAGAGCAGGCAAGCCCTTAGCACGCCTCGTGAGCGTAAACGCTCCGACGGCAGGGCTCTTGGATTTCCGTGATATCAGTAAACTTCCCAACCAGATTTGGGAAGACTAGTCTTCCCTTGCAATAATTGAAATCTTCAACGTATCGCGCTTAGCTGGGTCGGCAACACTCTGGGCAATCAACTCTGCCGTCTTGTCAATGCCGCCTTCCAGGGCTATCAGGTAATTGGACGAAATCTTTTGTTCGTCCTTGCAGTCTTTTTCTTCGTAGCTACTGCTGTTGTTCAGGTAGTTTAAGGATTCGCAGGTGACGAACCACTCGATGTCGGAACCGATAATCTTCCAATCTGTGCTGGAATTGGGCGTCATCTGGAAAACAAAGTTCTTGAATCGGAGTGTGTCTCCGGCGAAGAAAATCTGTTCGTCAATAACGTCATCTTTTTCGGAATCGTAGAATTGCATGGTCTTTAAAATCCCCGGCTGTTGGACCAAGGTAAAGAGCTGCAATACATAACGGAGGCTATCCACGACGTCTGCTAATGGATAGGAGTTTAAACGCAGGTAATGCAGATAATACGCGCCTTCGGGCCATTCGCTGCCAATCTTGAAGTTGCCTCCGTAAATGGGGCTGATAGTATCTCTCGCTTTTTTGTCCTTGTCCAGGATCTCAATCAAGACGTTTTCGAAATTTTCATCGCTGTAGTTCTGAATCCAATGCTTTACGATTAGCGAGTCTCCTTTTTTGTAGTCACCAATCCAAACGAATTGTTCTTGACGCAGGTTGTACTTGTATTGGCCGATGTCGTCTTTGGGACGGGAGCGAACATAGGTCTCGCCGGGATAGTTGATGGAGTCGGGTTTAGAGAAGTATTCTCCCTGCTCCAGTTTGCGAGCTTTGGTTACAGCTTCAAAGGTGGCAAAGGGGCCTGTCCAAATGCTTGAGAAACTTTCGGGCTTGATCTTGATAGACCAGTTGACCGAATCGTTAGGCACAAGCATCGTGTCCAGATTTGTCTTCGAAGATCCCAGTTCCTTGTCTCCGTCAATGAGCTTGTAGAGAATAATGTTTTCGCCGACTGTGGACAGATTCACGCTGTAGCCTTCGTTGGCCGAGAATGCAATGGCCACTTCGTCGGGTGCCTTGTCGATCAGCATAATGCCACGCAAGGTGTCGCTCATTTTCATGGAAATTTTTTCATCATCGCCCGTATACTTGTAGTAGGCTGAGTCTACGAGGACTTTCAGCTTCAGGCTAGATTCGTCTTTGAATTTGCCTTCGATTTCCAAGTAGTAATGGTTGTCGTTAAAAGTCACGAAGGTGTTGGAATCCCTGAAGGTGGCGCTGGAATCTGCACCGTAGCTTGGAATCAAGGCGTTTCTGTAGACAGAGTCTTTTCTCGAGGCATCCTTGGGGGCTGCATTGGTTGCCTGCAGGTATTCTCCCAGTTCGTTCTTAATGAGAATCTGTTCGTCCTTGATGTTAGAGGTGCTTGCGAACACCTTGATGCGGCTACCTTTAGGAAAATCGCCCAAGTACATTGGCAAGTTTGTTGCGCCGCTGTCGAGGTAGATTTCGCTTTCGTCCATTTTAGAACTGTCGCCTTTGAACAGTTCCACGTAAAGGCGGAGCGTGTCGCCTAATTTGACCGTGTCTTTGTAGTCGATGTCTGCGCGAGTGCTTAAAGAACTGCTTGACTTAAATGAAGGAACCGAAGAACTGGACTCTTCGTCTGAAGCCGAAGAACTGGAATCATCGCCGCAAGCGGTAATGGCGACTGTCATAAACAATGCTGCGAAACTTAATAGATTCTTGAACTGCATAGTGGTTCTCCTAGTTCAGGATATAGAATTGCTGCTCGGCGGTAAATGCTTCACCAATCACGCGTAAAATATACTTGCCCGTGGGGAATGCCATCGCCTTGAATTTAAAGTGGGTCTTTTTTTCGCCTGCGATATCACGGGCGGCAACCGTGAGCATACGCTTTCCGAATTCGTTCACGATTTCAATCTGCACAAATTGCGGGTAACCGACTGTCAGGTCGAAGTCACATTCTAGATTGTAAATGTCAATATTCACCTTAGTCAGCGTGTATCCGCCGTCCATGGCTTCACCACCTACAGAACGGGAATTGTCGAAGTAACCGACATAAAGCGAGGGGGCGAGGTCTCTGCCGGCGGCTGCACTGTAAAGAACAGTTTCGCCGGGTTCCACTGCGGTAAGAATGAGGGTGTAAAGCTGCGAGGGGTGCTTACGCTTGAAGAATTCAGTAAGTGTCGGCGTACGTAGGAATGCGCCGAGCGGTGCCTTCGGGTTAATGGTAATAATACCTAAGAAATCGGCGTACTTGGTATCGACACCGCCACCAGAATTCTTGCGGATGTTGAACTGGCCGCCGGCTTGCGGAATGTTGGCCGGAGCGTTTTCCCAGGTGAGTTCGTAGGGAGCCCAGTCGACACCGAGCTTCTGGTCACCAAAGTTCATTTCCTTGTTGGTTTCCTTAAGACCGAAGATATTCAGCTGGATAGGCTTCTTGATAGAATCCTTGTTGAATTCCAACTTGAGTGCTGCGTCGAATAGCGGACCTGGCAATGCGGACAAGTCGTATCGCAGGTAAATCTTTCCGGCGTTTCCGGTGGTCACGTTTGCAACACGCAGGTCGGGGTCGGAATTGTGGGGACTAAAGTTGTCGAATTCCGAAATCCAGGTGGCAGCCCCCTTACCGCTGGGCATGCCGTCTCCGGTATTGTCAATAGTGGTGTAGTGCTTGTCGAATACGTAAACCTTTCCGGTGTCAGAGCCCGTCTGGTATCCGTCGTCGGCGGTAAAGATGATGTTGTAACGTCCACTTGCGGTAAAGGATACATCGGTTTCGTAAGCCATGCTGTCCGAGAACGCCACCTTGCCCGGGCCAAGGCCCTTCTTCCAGCGCACCGGGTCTTCGCAAAGGCCGTCGCCACGACCGTCGTCCACAACGGAGCCCTTGATCTTGAGCAGGTTGGGTTGCACCAGCACCAGTTCATGAGGAATTGATGCCTTCGGCTTTTCGTTGGCGCCAAGCCTAGGGGCGTATCCGGTAAACAGCGGAATCAACACACCTCCGTTGGGAGTGTGTTTCAAATCTTTACTGTAGAGAGACTTGATTGCAGAAGCCTTTCTTGATTCTTCTACAATGGTGGGGTAGGCGTTACCGCGGGTCAGCGTTTCACGCAGACCGGAAATTGAAAGCGACGAGTTGTCGTTAATGAACATGGGACGGTCTTTCGCCTTGTCGCTGGCAACAATTTCTACACCGATGAGTTCGGCGTGTGCCTTGTTGAAGTTCTGAATAATGGTGTTGCCCTTCTTGGCGGTAAGACCAAGAATCCAGACGGAACCGCCATTGTTTGTAATCTTTGGCCCCTTGGTGTCGCCGATCAATGCCACCTGGCGACCCCATACCTTCTGGTAATTCAGCTGGATGGTTCCGAGAGTGACGTCTTCCAGGTAAATTTCACCACCGCCGATTTCATCAGTTTCAAGGGAACGAACCATCATGTTCTTTAACAGCAGGTTGCGCTTTGCTTTCATGATGATGCCGCTGCCGAATTCGGAGAATCGTTCAATCGTCAGTTCGTTGAATGCGCCTGCTTCAATAATGAACTTGCCCTTGCCGTCGATACGGCCTTCGATACCGATAATCTGGCGAACGCGGTTGCGAATGTAAATATCTCGGTTAATGG
Protein-coding regions in this window:
- a CDS encoding glycosyl hydrolase family 28-related protein, whose amino-acid sequence is MYRTLFYFVVVFTVSVFAQVEFPMGSAIVNVTKDPYYAKGDGKTDDTEAIQRALNDHPDGDFIIYLPHGIYKITDQLTWPTTKKQESSSRRTILQGQSMGGTIIQLADNTYGFDNPEFPKALIFTGEGPGPKYRNAVRDVTIRTGKGNPGAIGIQFNAGNQGTIHNVKIYSGDTSGVYGIDLGFTEGIGPLLIKNTEIRGFNIGIYAKGETGTATLEHVTIGGQKKYGIENDNMNLAIRALRFKGHVPAVYNHGESAMMSLLDGLLEFDNENKKVKAPMAIENESHMFIRSMKVSRYKTMIQSKKKGYNEEMIQGEIIEFATQETPQLCHSPKQSMRLAVAETPAYPEQKADNWITVAGDYGGKSNTGSDDSKAIQEAIDDGAETIYFPPGGRWTINRDIYIRNRVRQIIGIEGRIDGKGKFIIEAGAFNELTIERFSEFGSGIIMKAKRNLLLKNMMVRSLETDEIGGGEIYLEDVTLGTIQLNYQKVWGRQVALIGDTKGPKITNNGGSVWILGLTAKKGNTIIQNFNKAHAELIGVEIVASDKAKDRPMFINDNSSLSISGLRETLTRGNAYPTIVEESRKASAIKSLYSKDLKHTPNGGVLIPLFTGYAPRLGANEKPKASIPHELVLVQPNLLKIKGSVVDDGRGDGLCEDPVRWKKGLGPGKVAFSDSMAYETDVSFTASGRYNIIFTADDGYQTGSDTGKVYVFDKHYTTIDNTGDGMPSGKGAATWISEFDNFSPHNSDPDLRVANVTTGNAGKIYLRYDLSALPGPLFDAALKLEFNKDSIKKPIQLNIFGLKETNKEMNFGDQKLGVDWAPYELTWENAPANIPQAGGQFNIRKNSGGGVDTKYADFLGIITINPKAPLGAFLRTPTLTEFFKRKHPSQLYTLILTAVEPGETVLYSAAAGRDLAPSLYVGYFDNSRSVGGEAMDGGYTLTKVNIDIYNLECDFDLTVGYPQFVQIEIVNEFGKRMLTVAARDIAGEKKTHFKFKAMAFPTGKYILRVIGEAFTAEQQFYILN